ACCCAAAGGGAAGAGCCCTCCAAAATCTCCAATTCGGGGAGCCATCTTGGCTGTTCTCCTCATCAATGTCTACACCGGCATCTTTGTTTGCAACTCCCTCAACCCTTGTCTCGCACAACAGCTTCGAACCAGGTTTTGCCACTGCTGCTCCACTCCACATTGAAAGTGCAACACTGTCTTTTTTTGACTCTTGCAATTCCTGGAAAAATGGCAACAATTCTTTGGTTAAAATTATCCTCATGAATCTTGAGTAAAGCCGGATTGAACAAATTTGTGATACAATGGAATTCTTTTGTGAACTCATGCTTCTTGAAGTAATTATGAAAGAACCACTGGAACAATTGGCCTAAAccttccaagaaaaaaatcgAGAATATACAAAAAACCGTGTAATCTAAGTCGGTGATcttcaaaaattattcaaattaatatatgataaacCATTGATTTAAGTAATTAAACCAACTCGTTTGATTTGAGttgatgaatttcaagaattacctGAAGAAATAAGAGACGGAGGCCAAATGGTGGTCGGCGCATGAGATTGGCGGTCGCAGGACTAGAACGGCGGACGGCGGAGGTGGCTCCCTAAGAAGACGACTGATGCCGCTGTTACAGTAGAGAGTGGCGGTTGGGGGAGGAGAGGAGCGGCTGCCTTGAGAAGGTGAGAAGTGCCTTTTAATATGAAGTGGCAACggtaacatttttttttcttttttgatctaaaataacaaaattaacctTCTTTCTtggaaatttaaattgttatccaattgaaaatatacatattttttatatacttaaagaaacaataaagaaaatgatattaattagaattttttgtacaaattttaatattttttattgtttatctTAAAAAACTTGTCAGATAATATAGATCAGATTCTTTTTGATAAATTcagtatttttaattctttatccAAAAGTTGTCAGATAATATTGCTAAGATCTCTTTTggatgaaatttaataattttttattttaatctaaaaaatgcATTATATTCTATTTGGCATAATAAAACTCATTTAGGTTGACCACATCTACGGATGTGTGACATTTAAGTGGATAGTTTCGATGATtcactttattatatatagactaaaaattttaactgaTCGGATCTAACAATGGTGTGAATTATAGTAGtcaaataatatatcttaaaatataaattaatatattaaaatcataaaattatgaaatctaAACTACAAAAATCCTCAAAATGATGATAAAGTGAATATTTGggttaagaataaaatataattttttttggataaataaaaagaacagtGAACTATTTGCTACGTGTGCTACTATAATTAAATcctaactaaattttatttttaataaatagttagCGTTCATTTCTTACtgcaatatataattaatatctcatattttagttttagatgatattaaaatataatattttagtttatattatccaatgttaaacttaataaataatttagttcgttcttatcaacttttttgtatataaatatttaatataattcatataaatttttaccattttaatttcaacatCCACTACGACAAGATgcttatatttcaaaattttcaccatatattaaaattgatagtcaatatatcacattttaattttggaagatATTAAAGTATggtattttgctttattttgtcTAAAAACAAGCTTAACCAACAATTAGtatgttttgataattttttttgtaaataaatatttaatataatgcgtatgaaattttatcgctataatttcaatatccactaaaacaaaaatacatttatccactatatattagaattatgtcaatctcttatattttaggtttagatgatattaaaatatggtatgttagtttatattatctcaaaaCAACAAGCTTAATGAACAATTCagtttttgataattttttttataaataactatttaatataatcCCTATGATTTCAATATCCACTACAACAAAATGCAtttgtttcaaaattcaccatatataagaattgttagtcaatatgTCATAGTTTAGTTTTaggtgatattaaaaatatggtattttggTTCATATTATCTGAAAACAAGCTTAACTACAatgtattacattttgataattttttttgcaaatagatatttaatatattgtatatgaattttactattatatttaatatccactataacaaaatatatttgttattagttATCTTAACCCTATAATACTTATTAATGAATGATGGGTATGGCCCAGCATAATTCGGCCAAAAAACGAAATAAGAAGCCCAGACGCCTCACCTTCGTATGCCCATGATGGGGAAAGAAACACAGGTCACATAGCCAAACACGCTTGGTCCAAACACTTATAGCTGGCCCAATCCTCATATACATGGTGGTCCTTGAAGCCTGCGTGGCACACATATTGGCCCTCCACGTAAGGCCCCCCCTGTTGACATGGAATGTGCGTGGCAGGAAGACCTCCCCCAAGAACACACATCAGACTCCTTGCGGGCTAGGAGTCATTCTCTGTCTGGGACTCTCTCCCTCACCTAAATAATGGCTCCAACAGTACAATCCCTAAAAATAGAACTTGATCATATCTTATCTCAACTAATCCTACCCATTCACCACAAGAATATGGAGCACGATCGGTTCCCNNNNNNNNNNNNNNNNNNNNNNNNNNNNNNNNNNNNNNNNNNNNNNNNNNNNNNNNNNNNNNNNNNNNNNNNNNNNNNNNNNNNNNNNNNNNNNNNNNNNNNNNNNNNNNNNNNNNNNNNNNNNNNNNNNNNNNNNNNNNNNNNNNNNNNNNNNNNNNNNNNNNNNNNNNNNNNNNNNNNNNNNNNNNNNNNNNNNNNNNNNNNNNNNNNNNNNNNNNNNNNNNNNNNNNNNNNNNNNNNNNNNNNNNNNNNNNNNNNNNNNNNNNNNNNNNNNNNNNNNNNNNNNNNNNNNNNNNNNNNNNNNNNNNNNNNNNNNNNNNNNNNNNNNNNNNNNNNNNNNNNNNNNNNNNNNNNNNNNNNNNNNNNNNNNNNNNNNNNNNNNNNNNNNNNNNNNNNNNNNNNNNNNNNNNNNNNNNNNNNNNNNNNNNNNNNNNNNNNNNNNNNNNNNNNNNNNNNCTTGCTGGGCGCTACACAACAGGCTGTCGCAACGACCTTACGAGAACAAATAGTGATATTGGTTTCTAATTGCCCAGCCTCTGCGCTGGAAGCAGGCGCCCTTCAAGAAGAGACAGAAAGAATTCCTTTGGGAGAATACATAGTCGGGACAGGAGCGCTTCCTCCGGGGTATAGAGGCTCCCTGAAGCAAATCTGCCAGAGGTCCCTCCGCAATGGCTGGCCTATTTAGAATGCCTTCATAAAGACCTCCAAGATGTCCAGCACCAAATAGCAGGAGTTCCAAGAGAAGAATACAGAGTATCCCCTTAACAAATGTTGTGATGACCAACGAACTCCCTGCCAACTGCGGTCCTCCTGCTATCACCGAGTATGATGAATCGACCGACCCCCAGGAACACCTTTTACGCTTTGGGAATGCAGCCCTGCAGCACATCCATGTCTGGATGTGGACTTCTAATCATCATGGATGCCTCGCAAGGGTACCATCAGATAATGCTGGTTCCTAAAGACCGAAAAAGAGTGAGCTTTATTATCTCTGTCGGACCTTATACTATATAGCCATGTCGTTTGGTCCGA
This region of Sesamum indicum cultivar Zhongzhi No. 13 linkage group LG4, S_indicum_v1.0, whole genome shotgun sequence genomic DNA includes:
- the LOC110011852 gene encoding uncharacterized protein LOC110011852 isoform X1, encoding MRRPPFGLRLLFLQELQESKKDSVALSMWSGAAVAKPGSKLLCETRVEGVANKDAGVDIDEENSQDGSPNWRFWRALPFGVMPVKMIPNDTVVNLLHNNTLAFMTHTRALRFLFRNIDIHCTLFVVLLVLSGKGLCLDFFVLYLLQFRQFLM
- the LOC110011852 gene encoding uncharacterized protein LOC110011852 isoform X2; this encodes MRRPPFGLRLLFLQELQESKKDSVALSMWSGAAVAKPGSKLLCETRVEGVANKDAGVDIDEENSQDGSPNWRFWRALPFGGFPFGG